From a single Fulvivirga ulvae genomic region:
- a CDS encoding neuraminidase-like domain-containing protein, whose translation MPTEAPTFTISGQVLNSKKEPIFGLRISAWDKDHEVSDYLATAYTDQQGQFAMEYDESRFYDDYKDSLPDVFFLVYQGDTVIHTTENKPIKNAEDLDGITIILDEDHVVDDPDIPKTYSVQGIVTLKETQAVVPDIKVEAWDKDHKICDQLGVSITDKSGSFYIQYPESKFKDDPKDDLPDVFFRLYAGDEMIHTTEGSPLKNIVKKKGIVIELESIAEDHQQDQPPSKDIVLNLAENVSATPQSLQKDQPKVYADIVQKAQSELQKQAASFFDTSSYALKYWAKKLKFTSLSDPEYSIADYLEEAVDNSNLNASARLEARGKLATWSGAENLNFIIQPKTPIKDNVLFESALKQADIFKLTEIIGFDEPIAQQLIARKLTLSTLGPESIKALEEDKVISQEEGRKLNLEANIYALAQGDLQLHQVIKNYNSNAPVESLKDLAAWDVEAWKEVLMQAQVEDDEKLERKARLKQKQIERLYPHETFKSRSQLMENQGIQPLMGKFYSQNAGLNFLSINYNNGAVNNINLSGFSESEQEMVLNNLKTNKRLYKITGDASDTFKLKQHYKGANEITRQSYPTFVKNTGFAEPIAKLYYENAKIAALNLGVGMINIIDILRNPLGGSPVDGADEEINEYLRRLNGYEEFFGETDFCQCDHCSSIISPAAYFTDLMSFLTEHVLDEHFTGDHTDHALNPKVRRPDLWTGLKLTCENTHELLPYLSIINEVLENFIYVQDKKEEDGGEDEVELPSDRSEIENHVYDLISLESESEPLPIRSLKQPFNLPVTALEVYLRHFPITRASIARELLAFIDDDAGIIPQADLKLSGAQYRLLQNLGAYQEEAFQAGLYDIEAGAIDSIDVQHLLQKLGIKRKQFTDLIETRFVTLNHTQALEVRASSSTGDIQFDHEDLREADAGTLDRMHRFIRLWSQLNWSIKELDQVLYNLRESLDGAEINNLYPGRIAAFVELQKELKLSIDDLCALIYQIPVEGSPSLFDRKFNMRSFIHTPEDRWAMEDMSAWSLDFRHPAYVTDGSVAGTATTSTLHRLLSGLGINDEELYALIENLKGPLGVSASDGTFSLTVANLSLIYRHVLVLKKYKLKVHELFFLIGIESSVATGYLTGFEDVSVLAQLMEWYKNSDFTVDELAFILLGSPLVEARFAAPEAMAYDIWSQIQREGNLLFTDTIFSHVEGISEDQSRAVVRANNTLLVPADLRTYRMSVEGPTTFSLTIPSPLADSLTREQQVQITSALLRLVSEQMLSGTPFPADTLTSIDGLDADSSRQILEANGSTFTATGSGEFEIVAGLESDLSGLNINIPVSILDMLTVERPAFHAFVLDLIASYMLPGAPEVSDRLFMGVGTLTLDASRDIIAANTTLFENIESTAKFWLSPDFDLSSAINIPASIPLPVEEARAILITKHISVILLNALGGRLGEATDKVDKLALLGGYDFNSPVLGSQLTRIAQAIEPLALWNELAGVLQQLAIRFKDKAFDPQVLEFIRLNTGGSGEIFKAVSPDDYRTAQLEHIREFEMYRQLSNTLKEIDILHDALASFDTSSSKFAADAIEQIAELLNAEASLISVLNDVIIFPGGGTSNEALKALRKLYSLAKLVQQLGIGAEVLPLFVSSDYNELSTAVKAVTAAIRTKYETEEAWEEKIGPLEDRIREFKRDALTDYLIHTFRFDNEDTEEAENHQWFITTNDLYNYFLIDTELMGCARTSRLVAGISSLQLYIQRCLMNLEQSEDGSVHVLPADIPAAQWEWRKNYRVWEANRKVFLYPENYIEPDLRDNKTELFTELESTLLQQKINAKNALDAYAKYMKGFEEVSSLKIAGAYHHLGDLRRDTIDQAADTLHLFGVTASEPGVYYYRTIRNIYKWEKNANKYGIQYGNWEKVNLQIPVRKVSPIIYQGKLYVFWVEIVTRPKPESEWADEEKAEYLHTFKINFSNLQLDGTWSQAQPILIEESQFYRQSDITNMPEVDENYTKRGWDDIKVFPSVDERTGNLTIANAFLNHTIVLHTRGVGEGLSRIQSYPLSVPAKRLLKSGNELGFWKPTTSSYAFKYYLSNMAFENELLYSLSVRPLCELEGELVSYDLVNGSLSDAIIDNNGDLLYLHSIPSDESFALKRVSTTLSGKMSRKLFEYGIDALLDVNNQKTEIIERPALVDIDEYYVWNDIKPVPKEGAMSVYFREVFFHIPFLIANHLNSQGKYADAQRWYHYIFNPTAVDLSGDADANPSDRVWQYIEFRDMEFDTWYNNLNDAQAIQAYENDPFNPHAIARLRLGAYRKAIVMKYIDNLLDWGDHLFARDTMESINEATLLYVMASEILGKRPAELGSCDNDEGDKTYEELMEHMEGATCTNFLNSVEDTISERRERVSGTVDNPPYVSGDTIIGANNFVLNNGFSFYLSMNGSGSNHMVSEPIVMAGAVNFNGNGLVNGNLIENDFKGIDWKDKWGNITDLYSFHTSFLKQTCAFCIPSNPDLLGYWDRVEDRLYKIRNCMNISGVRRQVALFAPEIDPRLLVRARAAGLSLDEVLNALQGELPPYRFAFLLAKAKEYAGALQSFGGALLGALEKKSAEELTLLRMAQQDEVLKMTSRLRDMEVEAAEEGLEGLRRRELTIKNRELHYQELLNAGLISEEQWQKDLKMISHALTEFSVIPMTVSGNLRFAPSILGFSNSTPTDGAADGAQVFASVLQYLAGTASRGADLLGSMASNKRREQGWQFSLEQAENELMEIEKQIEAAEIRRDISVKSRELHEKSIEQHQETFEFYRDKFTNLGLYTWMSNQLQRMFREAYQNAMTMARMAERAYRFERNDDTSVLLDGNYWDASKAGLMAGEKLMSALRQMELKYMETHTRSMEVDQAFSLTQIAPEAIIELKTTGTCEFKVPEFYFDLFYPGQYRRRVKSARLTIPCITGPYSNVSAVLTLKESYIRKEAKLDADGGKLSLVPASRTTTVATSTAQNDSGVFRLDFRDERYMPFEGAGAVESTWRLELPRTFKMFDYSSINDVILHISYTADYDVLFREKIEGANEEASGYLESLLSGSDFGLPRVFSIRQEFSQTFHRLLHRPVGEVVPLQLGERHFPLFLQGRQLHIVSAELKIELDENGFRGDDGEGVIPDTIDMELSVQGNGSVISDVTWTREAGTNIFNGAIASETFGAFLPAVHPITLNLTVNNAGNVAPETSGPGDESALDDHKVKDVYLCLAYRVSG comes from the coding sequence ATGCCTACTGAAGCCCCAACCTTTACCATATCCGGACAGGTACTGAATTCAAAGAAAGAGCCGATTTTCGGCCTAAGGATTTCAGCCTGGGATAAAGATCATGAAGTGAGCGATTACCTGGCAACTGCCTATACCGACCAGCAGGGGCAATTTGCCATGGAGTATGATGAAAGCCGCTTCTACGATGATTATAAAGACAGTCTGCCTGATGTTTTCTTCCTGGTTTATCAGGGAGATACAGTAATCCATACCACCGAAAACAAACCCATCAAAAATGCTGAAGACCTTGATGGTATCACTATTATCCTGGATGAGGATCATGTCGTTGATGATCCGGATATACCAAAGACGTATTCGGTTCAGGGGATCGTAACGTTAAAAGAAACTCAGGCCGTGGTACCAGATATTAAAGTTGAGGCCTGGGATAAAGACCATAAGATATGCGACCAGCTTGGTGTGAGTATAACTGATAAGAGCGGAAGCTTTTATATTCAATACCCCGAATCAAAATTTAAAGATGATCCCAAAGACGACCTCCCTGACGTGTTTTTTCGACTCTATGCCGGAGACGAAATGATCCATACAACAGAAGGAAGTCCTTTAAAAAATATAGTAAAAAAGAAAGGCATTGTCATAGAGCTGGAATCCATTGCGGAAGATCACCAGCAAGATCAACCTCCCTCAAAGGATATTGTGCTTAATCTTGCTGAAAATGTTAGTGCTACACCACAATCCCTTCAAAAAGATCAGCCTAAGGTCTATGCAGACATTGTGCAAAAAGCACAATCCGAATTGCAAAAGCAGGCTGCATCCTTTTTTGATACATCTTCCTATGCACTGAAGTACTGGGCTAAAAAGCTGAAGTTTACTTCACTTTCAGACCCTGAGTACTCCATTGCGGACTATCTGGAAGAAGCTGTTGACAATAGTAATCTGAATGCATCAGCCAGGCTTGAGGCCCGTGGAAAACTGGCTACCTGGAGCGGAGCCGAGAACTTAAATTTTATCATACAACCCAAAACGCCCATTAAGGATAATGTCCTGTTTGAAAGTGCACTGAAACAAGCCGACATATTCAAACTGACAGAGATCATTGGTTTCGACGAGCCCATTGCCCAACAACTCATTGCCAGAAAGCTGACCTTGAGTACCCTTGGTCCTGAATCAATAAAAGCACTTGAAGAAGACAAGGTCATCAGTCAGGAAGAAGGACGTAAACTTAACCTGGAGGCCAATATCTACGCTCTGGCTCAGGGTGATCTGCAGTTACATCAGGTGATTAAAAACTATAACAGCAATGCCCCGGTAGAATCACTCAAAGATCTGGCAGCCTGGGATGTGGAAGCATGGAAAGAAGTGCTCATGCAGGCGCAGGTTGAAGATGATGAAAAGCTGGAAAGGAAAGCCAGACTTAAACAAAAGCAAATTGAGAGACTTTACCCACATGAAACCTTCAAATCCAGGAGTCAACTTATGGAAAATCAGGGTATTCAGCCATTGATGGGCAAATTTTATAGTCAAAATGCTGGGTTGAACTTTCTTTCCATAAATTATAACAATGGCGCGGTCAACAATATCAACTTGTCGGGGTTCTCTGAATCCGAACAGGAAATGGTATTGAATAACCTGAAAACCAACAAACGCCTGTACAAGATCACGGGCGATGCATCAGATACCTTTAAGCTGAAGCAGCATTATAAAGGAGCCAATGAGATCACGAGGCAGAGCTACCCAACCTTTGTGAAAAACACCGGCTTTGCCGAACCGATTGCTAAACTATATTATGAAAATGCTAAGATAGCGGCCCTTAACCTTGGCGTGGGTATGATCAATATTATTGACATCCTGAGAAACCCTTTGGGAGGTAGCCCTGTTGATGGGGCCGATGAAGAGATCAACGAATACCTTCGGCGATTAAATGGCTATGAAGAGTTTTTTGGAGAAACAGATTTTTGTCAATGTGATCACTGTTCTTCGATTATCAGTCCCGCCGCTTATTTTACCGATCTGATGAGTTTTTTGACCGAGCATGTGCTGGATGAACACTTTACTGGAGATCACACTGACCATGCTCTGAACCCTAAGGTGCGCAGACCGGATTTGTGGACGGGTCTGAAACTGACTTGTGAAAATACGCATGAACTCCTACCGTATCTCTCCATTATCAATGAAGTATTGGAAAATTTCATATATGTACAAGACAAGAAAGAAGAGGACGGGGGTGAGGATGAGGTGGAATTACCTTCTGATCGCAGTGAAATTGAGAACCATGTTTATGACCTGATTAGCCTTGAAAGTGAATCAGAGCCTTTACCAATCCGTAGCTTAAAACAGCCTTTTAACTTGCCGGTAACTGCTCTGGAAGTCTACTTGCGTCACTTCCCCATCACCCGCGCTTCGATTGCCAGGGAATTGCTGGCCTTTATCGACGATGATGCGGGTATCATCCCTCAGGCTGATCTTAAGCTGTCAGGGGCACAATACAGGCTGCTTCAAAATCTTGGCGCCTACCAGGAGGAGGCATTTCAGGCCGGGCTTTATGATATTGAAGCAGGAGCCATAGATAGCATTGATGTACAACACCTGCTCCAAAAGCTGGGTATAAAGCGGAAGCAGTTTACTGATCTTATAGAAACACGTTTCGTGACATTGAACCATACCCAAGCGCTGGAAGTAAGGGCATCGAGTTCGACTGGCGATATCCAGTTTGATCACGAAGACCTGAGGGAAGCAGATGCGGGAACATTGGACAGAATGCACCGATTTATCCGGCTATGGAGCCAGCTGAATTGGTCAATAAAAGAGCTTGATCAGGTGCTTTATAACCTGCGGGAATCATTGGATGGTGCAGAAATTAATAATTTGTACCCTGGCAGGATAGCGGCGTTTGTGGAATTACAAAAGGAGCTTAAACTGAGTATTGATGACCTGTGTGCGCTTATCTATCAAATTCCGGTAGAAGGCAGTCCCTCTCTTTTCGATAGGAAATTTAACATGCGAAGCTTCATTCATACCCCGGAAGATAGATGGGCCATGGAGGACATGTCGGCCTGGAGCCTTGATTTCAGGCATCCTGCGTATGTTACCGACGGAAGTGTTGCCGGTACTGCTACCACAAGCACTCTGCACCGGCTGCTTTCCGGGTTAGGAATAAATGACGAGGAGTTATACGCACTCATCGAAAACCTCAAGGGTCCGCTCGGGGTATCGGCCTCTGACGGGACCTTCTCACTGACAGTGGCCAACCTTTCGCTTATATACAGGCATGTTCTGGTACTTAAAAAATACAAACTGAAGGTCCATGAATTGTTCTTCCTGATCGGTATTGAGTCATCCGTTGCCACGGGATACCTTACTGGTTTTGAAGATGTATCCGTTCTGGCCCAACTTATGGAATGGTATAAAAACAGTGACTTTACTGTTGATGAACTGGCTTTTATACTTTTGGGTTCACCGTTGGTAGAAGCACGGTTTGCTGCTCCCGAAGCGATGGCTTACGACATCTGGTCGCAGATCCAGCGTGAGGGGAACCTTCTGTTTACAGATACTATATTTTCGCATGTTGAGGGTATTTCCGAAGACCAGTCCAGAGCCGTGGTAAGGGCTAATAATACCCTGCTGGTTCCTGCTGACTTGAGAACTTACCGGATGAGTGTAGAAGGCCCGACAACTTTCAGTCTGACCATTCCGTCACCATTGGCAGATAGCCTCACCCGGGAGCAGCAGGTACAGATAACCAGTGCCCTGCTCAGGCTGGTTAGTGAACAAATGCTGTCTGGTACACCTTTTCCCGCCGATACCCTGACGAGCATTGATGGACTGGATGCCGATAGTTCGAGGCAAATCCTGGAAGCTAACGGATCAACCTTTACAGCCACGGGTTCCGGTGAATTTGAGATTGTTGCAGGTTTGGAAAGTGACCTGTCAGGGTTGAATATTAACATTCCGGTCAGTATTCTTGATATGCTCACGGTAGAGCGCCCGGCATTCCATGCTTTTGTGCTTGATCTTATAGCCAGCTATATGTTGCCCGGAGCACCGGAAGTGTCAGATCGGTTATTCATGGGGGTAGGAACTTTAACATTGGATGCTTCAAGGGATATTATTGCTGCCAATACCACTTTATTTGAAAATATTGAGAGCACTGCAAAATTCTGGCTAAGTCCTGACTTTGACCTGAGTTCTGCTATAAACATTCCAGCGAGTATACCATTACCCGTTGAGGAAGCCAGAGCCATCCTCATCACAAAACATATTAGTGTAATTTTACTTAACGCCCTGGGAGGACGGTTAGGAGAGGCCACAGACAAAGTAGATAAGCTGGCCTTACTCGGAGGCTATGACTTTAACAGCCCGGTTCTGGGAAGTCAACTGACCCGCATAGCCCAGGCTATTGAACCTCTTGCGTTATGGAATGAATTAGCAGGTGTACTGCAACAACTTGCCATCAGGTTTAAAGACAAAGCTTTTGATCCGCAGGTATTGGAATTTATCCGCTTAAACACCGGAGGATCAGGCGAAATATTCAAGGCAGTCAGTCCTGATGATTATCGTACTGCTCAGCTTGAGCATATCAGGGAATTTGAAATGTACAGGCAATTGAGCAACACTTTGAAAGAGATTGATATTTTGCATGATGCGCTTGCATCATTTGATACATCCTCTTCAAAATTTGCAGCAGATGCTATTGAGCAAATAGCTGAATTGTTAAATGCAGAAGCCAGCCTTATTTCTGTACTCAATGATGTGATCATTTTTCCGGGAGGTGGTACCTCAAACGAAGCTTTAAAGGCACTCCGGAAGCTTTACAGTCTTGCAAAACTGGTTCAGCAACTGGGGATAGGAGCGGAGGTACTTCCCTTGTTTGTTTCCAGCGACTATAATGAGCTGTCCACCGCTGTCAAAGCTGTTACAGCTGCCATAAGGACAAAATATGAAACTGAAGAGGCCTGGGAAGAGAAGATCGGCCCGCTGGAAGACCGGATACGTGAGTTCAAGCGTGATGCGCTTACGGACTACCTTATCCATACCTTTCGATTTGATAATGAAGACACGGAGGAAGCGGAAAATCACCAATGGTTTATTACTACAAATGATCTTTACAACTATTTTCTGATAGATACGGAACTCATGGGCTGTGCCAGAACCTCCAGGCTGGTAGCAGGTATTTCAAGTTTGCAGCTGTACATCCAAAGGTGTCTGATGAATCTTGAACAAAGTGAAGACGGATCGGTGCATGTGCTACCCGCTGATATTCCTGCTGCACAATGGGAATGGCGCAAAAATTATCGTGTATGGGAAGCAAACAGAAAGGTATTCCTGTATCCTGAAAATTACATTGAGCCGGATCTGCGAGACAACAAAACAGAGCTATTCACTGAGCTGGAATCTACCTTGCTGCAACAGAAGATCAATGCAAAGAATGCCCTGGACGCTTATGCTAAGTACATGAAAGGCTTTGAGGAGGTATCGTCATTGAAAATAGCCGGAGCTTACCATCATCTCGGTGACCTGCGAAGAGACACCATCGATCAGGCAGCTGATACCCTGCATTTATTCGGAGTAACAGCTTCTGAGCCAGGTGTATATTACTACCGAACCATCAGAAATATTTATAAATGGGAGAAAAATGCAAACAAATATGGTATTCAGTACGGCAATTGGGAAAAGGTTAATTTACAAATCCCTGTCAGGAAAGTATCGCCCATAATTTATCAGGGGAAATTGTATGTTTTTTGGGTAGAAATAGTCACAAGGCCAAAACCAGAGTCTGAATGGGCGGATGAAGAAAAGGCAGAGTACCTGCATACTTTTAAAATAAATTTTTCAAATCTTCAATTAGATGGTACCTGGTCGCAGGCCCAGCCTATTCTTATAGAGGAAAGCCAGTTTTATCGTCAGAGCGATATCACTAATATGCCTGAAGTCGATGAAAATTACACGAAAAGAGGATGGGATGATATAAAGGTTTTTCCGTCCGTTGACGAGCGAACTGGTAATTTAACGATTGCAAATGCTTTTCTTAATCACACTATAGTACTGCATACCCGAGGTGTTGGGGAGGGACTCAGCAGGATACAGTCTTATCCTTTAAGCGTTCCTGCTAAAAGATTGTTAAAAAGCGGAAATGAATTGGGATTTTGGAAGCCAACGACATCCAGTTATGCCTTTAAGTATTACTTAAGCAATATGGCTTTTGAAAATGAGCTGTTATATAGTTTGTCTGTAAGGCCTCTTTGTGAACTTGAAGGTGAACTTGTTTCCTATGATCTGGTCAACGGAAGTCTTTCTGATGCAATCATTGATAATAACGGTGATTTACTTTATCTACACAGCATACCCTCTGATGAGTCATTTGCACTAAAGAGAGTAAGTACTACATTATCGGGTAAAATGTCGCGGAAGCTGTTTGAGTATGGAATCGATGCACTACTTGATGTAAATAATCAAAAGACTGAAATTATTGAAAGACCGGCTCTGGTAGATATAGACGAATATTATGTGTGGAATGACATAAAGCCTGTCCCTAAAGAAGGGGCCATGAGTGTATATTTTCGGGAAGTGTTCTTCCATATCCCTTTCCTGATAGCCAACCACCTCAATAGCCAGGGTAAATATGCTGATGCGCAGCGTTGGTATCACTATATTTTCAATCCTACAGCCGTAGACCTTTCAGGTGATGCTGATGCAAATCCTTCAGACCGTGTATGGCAGTATATTGAGTTCAGGGATATGGAGTTTGATACCTGGTATAACAACCTGAATGATGCGCAGGCTATACAGGCGTATGAAAATGATCCGTTTAACCCACATGCTATTGCACGGCTGCGGTTGGGGGCTTACAGGAAGGCTATTGTTATGAAATATATAGACAATCTGCTGGATTGGGGCGATCACCTTTTTGCAAGGGACACCATGGAATCTATCAATGAAGCTACATTATTGTATGTGATGGCTTCGGAAATTCTTGGTAAGCGCCCTGCCGAATTAGGTAGCTGTGATAATGACGAGGGAGATAAGACTTACGAGGAATTGATGGAGCATATGGAAGGGGCCACATGTACAAACTTCCTAAACAGTGTAGAAGATACAATATCTGAGCGCAGGGAAAGGGTATCCGGTACCGTTGACAATCCACCCTATGTTTCTGGAGATACGATAATTGGGGCCAATAATTTCGTGTTAAACAATGGATTCAGTTTTTATCTTTCCATGAATGGCTCAGGTTCAAACCATATGGTGAGTGAGCCTATCGTTATGGCTGGTGCTGTAAACTTCAACGGCAATGGACTGGTTAATGGTAACCTGATAGAAAATGACTTCAAAGGCATAGACTGGAAAGACAAATGGGGCAACATAACTGACCTTTACTCATTTCATACCAGTTTCCTGAAACAGACCTGTGCTTTTTGCATTCCATCAAACCCTGATCTATTGGGGTACTGGGACAGGGTAGAGGACAGGCTTTACAAGATCAGAAACTGTATGAATATTAGCGGCGTGAGAAGACAGGTGGCTTTATTTGCTCCGGAAATTGACCCGCGCCTTTTGGTACGGGCCAGGGCGGCAGGTCTGTCACTGGATGAAGTGCTCAATGCGCTTCAGGGAGAGTTACCTCCGTATCGTTTCGCATTTCTATTGGCAAAGGCTAAGGAATATGCGGGTGCGTTACAAAGTTTTGGGGGAGCTTTACTGGGAGCCCTCGAAAAGAAAAGTGCTGAAGAGCTGACCCTGTTGAGAATGGCGCAGCAGGATGAGGTATTAAAAATGACTTCCAGACTGAGGGATATGGAAGTGGAGGCTGCGGAAGAGGGTCTGGAAGGTTTGAGAAGGAGAGAGCTGACTATCAAAAATAGAGAACTTCACTATCAGGAGTTACTTAATGCAGGATTGATCAGTGAAGAACAGTGGCAAAAAGACTTGAAAATGATCTCACATGCATTAACAGAGTTTTCCGTTATTCCAATGACTGTATCGGGCAATCTGAGATTTGCCCCCAGTATTTTGGGATTCAGCAATAGTACTCCAACAGATGGAGCTGCTGATGGAGCCCAGGTTTTTGCTTCAGTATTGCAATATCTTGCGGGCACAGCCAGCAGAGGAGCAGATTTATTAGGATCTATGGCTTCAAATAAGAGAAGAGAACAGGGCTGGCAATTCAGTCTTGAACAGGCGGAAAATGAGTTGATGGAAATTGAGAAGCAGATAGAAGCTGCCGAAATACGAAGAGATATATCTGTTAAATCGCGAGAACTACATGAAAAGAGTATAGAGCAGCACCAGGAAACTTTTGAGTTCTACAGAGATAAGTTCACTAACCTGGGGCTATATACCTGGATGTCGAACCAACTGCAGCGAATGTTCCGTGAAGCTTACCAGAACGCTATGACTATGGCTCGAATGGCTGAGAGAGCCTATCGCTTTGAGCGAAATGATGATACTTCCGTTTTATTGGATGGCAACTATTGGGATGCCTCCAAAGCCGGACTGATGGCAGGAGAAAAACTGATGAGTGCTCTGAGACAAATGGAGTTGAAATATATGGAAACCCATACCAGGAGTATGGAGGTTGATCAGGCATTTTCTTTAACACAAATAGCCCCTGAAGCTATTATTGAGCTTAAAACTACAGGAACATGCGAATTCAAGGTACCTGAGTTTTACTTCGATCTGTTTTACCCGGGACAGTACAGGAGGAGGGTTAAATCGGCTCGCCTGACCATCCCCTGTATTACAGGCCCCTACAGCAATGTAAGTGCAGTACTCACATTGAAGGAAAGCTATATCAGGAAAGAAGCCAAACTTGATGCAGATGGCGGTAAGCTTAGCCTTGTACCAGCTTCGCGAACCACTACAGTGGCTACCAGTACAGCACAAAATGATAGCGGCGTATTCCGGCTTGACTTTAGGGATGAGCGTTATATGCCCTTTGAAGGAGCGGGCGCAGTTGAGAGTACCTGGAGGCTGGAGCTACCCAGAACCTTCAAAATGTTTGATTACTCTTCAATCAATGATGTTATTCTGCATATCAGCTATACGGCAGATTATGATGTTCTTTTCAGAGAGAAGATAGAAGGAGCCAATGAGGAGGCTAGTGGCTACCTCGAAAGCCTGCTGTCAGGCAGCGATTTCGGACTTCCCCGCGTTTTCAGTATTCGCCAGGAGTTTTCTCAGACATTCCATAGATTGCTGCACCGTCCGGTGGGAGAGGTAGTACCTTTACAGCTTGGTGAAAGACATTTTCCATTGTTTTTACAGGGACGACAGCTTCACATTGTTTCGGCAGAACTGAAGATTGAGCTGGATGAAAACGGCTTCAGAGGTGATGATGGAGAAGGAGTGATTCCTGATACTATTGATATGGAGCTCTCAGTTCAGGGCAATGGTTCCGTTATAAGTGATGTTACATGGACGAGAGAAGCAGGCACAAACATATTCAATGGCGCTATTGCCTCAGAGACTTTTGGGGCATTTCTCCCGGCAGTTCATCCCATAACATTAAATCTGACGGTTAATAATGCAGGAAATGTTGCACCGGAAACATCAGGTCCGGGTGATGAATCTGCACTGGACGATCATAAGGTGAAAGATGTTTACCTGTGCCTGGCATACCGGGTTTCCGGCTGA